Proteins from one Planctomyces sp. SH-PL62 genomic window:
- a CDS encoding DUF1080 domain-containing protein: protein MPRFRLPLALGLILAGLSLTSTATAQPESGRWISLFNGKDLEGWIPKFTGSPLGENYRDTFRAEDGVLKVAYDKWDRFDGEFGHLFYHLPFSKYRLRVEYRFVGEQCPKGPGWAFRNSGAMLYSQDPTTMRKDQEFPASLEIQFLGGGERGERPTANVCSPGTVFTMDGKLITQHCTESKSKTYRGDQWVTVEVECHGFGTIKNFVNGDLVMEYEKPQLDANDPDAAPLIKDGRKDLEGGWIALQAESHPIEFRKVEILPLAD from the coding sequence ATGCCTCGATTTCGTCTCCCGCTCGCGCTCGGCCTGATCCTCGCGGGGCTCTCGCTCACCTCGACGGCCACGGCCCAGCCCGAATCGGGCCGCTGGATCAGCCTGTTCAACGGCAAGGACCTGGAGGGCTGGATCCCCAAGTTCACCGGGAGCCCGCTCGGCGAGAACTACCGGGACACGTTCCGGGCCGAGGACGGCGTCCTGAAGGTGGCTTACGACAAGTGGGACAGGTTCGACGGCGAGTTCGGCCACCTCTTCTACCACCTGCCGTTCTCGAAATACCGGCTCCGGGTCGAGTATCGGTTCGTCGGCGAGCAGTGCCCGAAGGGCCCCGGCTGGGCCTTCCGCAACAGCGGGGCAATGCTCTACAGCCAGGACCCGACCACCATGCGCAAGGATCAGGAGTTCCCGGCCTCGCTGGAAATCCAGTTCCTGGGCGGCGGCGAACGCGGCGAGCGGCCCACGGCCAACGTCTGCTCGCCGGGCACCGTCTTCACGATGGACGGCAAGCTGATCACCCAGCACTGCACCGAGTCGAAGTCGAAGACCTATCGGGGCGACCAGTGGGTGACCGTCGAGGTCGAGTGCCACGGCTTCGGGACGATCAAGAACTTCGTCAACGGCGACCTGGTCATGGAGTATGAGAAGCCGCAACTCGACGCCAACGACCCCGACGCCGCCCCGCTCATCAAGGACGGCCGCAAGGATCTTGAGGGCGGTTGGATCGCCCTCCAGGCCGAATCGCACCCGATCGAGTTCCGCAAGGTCGAGATCCTTCCCCTGGCCGACTGA
- a CDS encoding PAS domain S-box protein: MHKSESNDSACASSKSQAARFRSLFDNRLVGIDIVDAEGRWVEINDRLCELLGRSREELTGRRLDEFTHHEDLEVEAALARRLFNGEIRSYRLEKRFLRGDGGWARVEVDALLVDDEPGPLRASVILDLGDRERDREESARLQTLVEQSPLGVVVIDPETARFLQFNETAHESLGYAREEFAGLTLADIDEQKTHEAAVGRIAMVLKTGRARFEASQWTRKGELRRVRVTARRVFLDGRPCVQSVWQEVAASRDSSTEQARQDATIRQILRTAPLPMGIAELREDDGDILHIFDNRAACRSFARPAGSTSGRWGGAELGMDGAALKAWIAAYRASQRLGRAVHFEDGRDFGGEQRWLRIVVSYVGPATSGRDRFCYIAEDITERKRAEAEILRLNRSLERRAAELQTIFEVIPIGVGIADDPECRSIRANPALARILGTEVGVNVSLNAPESERPTTFKAFHGGHEVAVDDLPMQVSAKRGIALHDVEIDVAFEDGRVVNLLEHVSPLFDEQGSPRGCVAAILDVTEWRRAQRERERLLEDLREADRRKDEFLAMLAHELRNPLSAAGNAAEILRLKEPDDPETRWCCEVIERQTRRLARLLEDLLDVSRITRGKIVLRRETMDLRGAVERAVETIRPMIEERRHQVEVHLPAEPLWVHADPARIEQVVVNLLGNAAKYSEEGRSVSVTVSRNGESAVVRVEDQGIGMSPAVLEKVFEMFSQVESSIDRSRGGLGIGLTIARSLVELHDGRISATSEGLGSGSTFLVRLPCVGDPAPDDPSPPRPANATRATPRRIVVVDDNVEAVVALARLLELAGHTVATAFDGPSGLEAVDDFRPDVILLDVGLPGMDGYQVAERLRSLPDGHALFLVALTGYGQESDRHRAFDAGFDRHLIKPVEVETILEVIASALPPS, encoded by the coding sequence ATGCACAAATCCGAGTCCAACGATTCCGCGTGCGCATCGTCGAAGAGCCAGGCGGCCCGTTTTCGCTCGCTTTTCGACAACCGGCTGGTGGGGATCGACATCGTCGACGCTGAGGGCCGCTGGGTCGAAATCAACGATCGGCTCTGCGAGCTGCTGGGCCGATCCCGCGAAGAGTTGACGGGGCGTCGGCTCGACGAATTCACGCATCACGAGGACCTGGAGGTCGAGGCGGCCCTGGCGCGTCGGCTGTTCAACGGCGAGATCCGGTCGTATCGGCTGGAGAAGCGGTTCTTGCGGGGAGACGGCGGCTGGGCCCGGGTGGAAGTCGACGCCTTGCTCGTCGACGACGAGCCGGGGCCGTTGCGGGCCTCGGTGATCCTGGACCTGGGGGATCGCGAACGCGATCGGGAGGAGTCCGCCCGGCTCCAGACGCTGGTCGAGCAGTCGCCCCTGGGCGTGGTCGTGATCGACCCGGAGACGGCGCGGTTTCTGCAGTTCAACGAAACCGCGCACGAGTCTCTGGGGTACGCGCGCGAGGAGTTCGCCGGGCTGACCCTGGCCGACATCGACGAGCAGAAGACCCACGAGGCGGCCGTGGGCCGGATCGCCATGGTCTTGAAGACGGGGCGGGCTCGGTTCGAGGCGAGCCAGTGGACTCGCAAGGGAGAGCTTCGGCGGGTTCGGGTCACGGCGCGGCGGGTGTTCCTCGACGGTCGGCCCTGCGTGCAATCGGTCTGGCAGGAGGTCGCCGCGTCGCGGGATTCCTCGACGGAGCAGGCCCGACAGGACGCGACGATCCGGCAGATCCTCCGGACCGCGCCGCTGCCGATGGGGATCGCCGAGCTGCGCGAGGACGACGGCGACATCCTCCACATCTTCGACAACCGGGCGGCGTGCCGGTCGTTCGCCCGGCCCGCGGGCTCGACCTCGGGACGTTGGGGAGGGGCCGAGCTGGGGATGGACGGGGCGGCCTTGAAGGCCTGGATCGCGGCGTACCGGGCGAGCCAACGCCTGGGGCGGGCCGTCCATTTCGAGGATGGCCGCGACTTCGGCGGGGAACAGCGGTGGCTCCGAATCGTCGTCTCCTACGTCGGACCCGCGACGAGCGGGCGCGACCGGTTCTGCTACATCGCCGAGGATATCACGGAGCGAAAGCGGGCCGAGGCGGAGATCCTCCGCCTGAACCGCTCGCTGGAGCGGCGGGCGGCCGAGCTGCAGACGATTTTCGAGGTGATTCCCATCGGCGTCGGGATCGCCGACGATCCGGAGTGCCGGTCGATCCGCGCCAACCCCGCGCTCGCCCGAATACTCGGCACCGAGGTCGGCGTGAACGTCTCGCTCAACGCCCCGGAATCCGAGCGCCCGACGACGTTCAAGGCCTTCCACGGGGGTCATGAGGTCGCGGTCGACGATCTCCCCATGCAGGTTTCGGCCAAGCGGGGGATCGCGCTCCACGACGTCGAGATCGACGTGGCCTTCGAGGACGGCCGGGTGGTTAATCTCCTGGAACACGTGTCGCCACTGTTCGACGAGCAGGGCTCGCCCCGGGGCTGCGTCGCGGCGATCCTCGACGTGACCGAGTGGCGGCGGGCCCAGCGCGAGCGCGAGCGGCTGCTCGAGGATCTCCGCGAGGCTGACCGCCGCAAGGACGAGTTCCTGGCGATGCTCGCGCACGAGCTGCGCAATCCCCTCTCCGCGGCCGGCAACGCCGCGGAGATCCTCCGCCTCAAGGAGCCGGACGACCCCGAGACTCGCTGGTGCTGCGAGGTGATCGAGCGCCAGACCCGGCGGCTGGCGAGGCTGCTGGAGGACCTGCTGGACGTCTCCCGGATCACGCGCGGCAAGATCGTGCTCAGGCGCGAGACGATGGACCTCCGGGGCGCCGTGGAGCGGGCGGTCGAGACGATCCGGCCGATGATCGAGGAGCGGCGGCACCAGGTCGAGGTCCACCTCCCCGCCGAGCCGCTCTGGGTCCACGCAGACCCCGCCCGGATCGAACAGGTCGTCGTCAACCTGCTCGGCAACGCGGCCAAGTACAGCGAGGAGGGGCGGAGCGTCTCGGTCACCGTCTCGCGGAACGGCGAGTCCGCGGTCGTGCGGGTCGAGGACCAGGGAATCGGCATGTCGCCGGCGGTCCTGGAGAAAGTCTTCGAGATGTTCTCCCAGGTCGAGAGTTCGATCGACCGCTCGCGCGGCGGGCTGGGGATCGGCCTGACGATCGCCAGGTCGCTGGTCGAGCTGCACGATGGGAGGATCTCCGCGACCAGCGAGGGGCTCGGGAGCGGCAGCACGTTCCTCGTCCGGCTGCCGTGCGTCGGCGACCCCGCCCCCGACGACCCGTCCCCGCCGCGGCCCGCGAACGCGACTCGCGCGACGCCCCGGCGGATCGTCGTGGTCGACGACAACGTCGAGGCCGTTGTGGCGCTCGCCCGGCTCCTTGAACTTGCCGGCCACACGGTCGCCACGGCCTTCGACGGACCTTCGGGGCTGGAGGCCGTGGACGACTTCCGTCCCGACGTCATCCTCCTCGACGTCGGCCTGCCGGGGATGGACGGCTACCAGGTGGCCGAGCGGCTCCGGTCGCTGCCGGACGGCCACGCCCTCTTTCTGGTAGCGCTGACCGGGTACGGCCAGGAGAGCGACCGGCACCGCGCGTTCGACGCGGGATTCGACCGCCACCTGATCAAACCGGTCGAGGTCGAGACCATCCTGGAGGTGATCGCCTCCGCCCTGCCGCCGTCCTGA
- a CDS encoding dihydrodipicolinate synthase family protein, which produces MPGPLSGLIPAPHTPFHPDGGLNLSAVDLQAELLRESGLTSTFIGGTTGEWASMTLAERRALAEKWIGAAGGSFQVAVHVGGNCQGEAVELAAHARAAGAKAVAAIFPSYYRPETIRDFVEFCVPIAAAAAPLPFYFYDFPVMTGVRFPMSECLREGRPRIPTLQGLKFSNNDWLEFQECIRLDGGSFDALLGADECYLAGLSMGFRGTIGNTYNFAAPVYHRIREAFERGDFETARREQGKSIDLVKALAAFGFLAASKAVMAMVGADCGPTRSPVRDLSREQRLALWERLAPLDVFPRPLRKPE; this is translated from the coding sequence ATGCCTGGGCCGCTGTCGGGACTGATCCCCGCCCCTCACACCCCATTCCACCCGGACGGCGGCCTGAACCTGTCGGCCGTCGACCTCCAGGCCGAACTGCTCCGGGAATCCGGGCTAACGTCGACGTTCATCGGCGGGACGACCGGGGAATGGGCCTCGATGACGTTGGCCGAGCGACGCGCCCTGGCCGAGAAGTGGATCGGAGCCGCCGGGGGCTCGTTCCAGGTCGCGGTCCACGTCGGCGGCAACTGCCAGGGCGAAGCCGTGGAACTGGCCGCGCACGCCCGAGCGGCCGGCGCGAAGGCCGTCGCGGCGATCTTCCCCAGCTACTATCGCCCCGAGACGATCCGCGACTTCGTCGAGTTCTGCGTCCCGATCGCGGCGGCCGCCGCCCCCCTGCCGTTCTATTTCTACGACTTCCCCGTAATGACGGGCGTCCGGTTCCCCATGTCCGAGTGCCTTCGCGAGGGCCGTCCGCGGATCCCGACGCTCCAGGGCCTGAAGTTCTCGAACAACGACTGGTTGGAGTTCCAGGAGTGCATCCGGCTCGACGGGGGCTCCTTCGACGCCCTGCTGGGGGCCGACGAGTGCTACCTGGCGGGGCTGAGCATGGGGTTCCGCGGGACCATCGGCAACACCTACAACTTCGCGGCCCCCGTCTACCACCGGATCCGCGAGGCGTTCGAGCGCGGCGACTTCGAAACCGCCCGCCGCGAGCAGGGGAAGTCGATCGACCTCGTCAAGGCCCTGGCCGCCTTCGGATTCCTGGCGGCCTCGAAGGCCGTGATGGCGATGGTCGGGGCTGATTGCGGGCCGACCCGCTCCCCGGTCCGCGACCTGTCGCGCGAGCAGCGGCTGGCGCTCTGGGAACGGCTGGCGCCGCTGGACGTCTTCCCCCGGCCGCTCCGCAAGCCGGAGTGA
- a CDS encoding protein kinase domain-containing protein has translation MTQFQPLHERDDDQAPTLFEGETLSLFLRKLGKEGLDEVRRAVAGIGEFRRGGPSSPMQLSSLGPYKDLEEIGRGGMGVVFRAFDPVTARAVAVKIPSPEATAFPSVRRRFLRETEAVRSLDHPAIVPHLDSGEDGDHCYLVSEYCDGPDLEDWLKANRAPISPREAARIIRTLADAIEHAHEHNILHRDIKPSNVLLPGSRLDSGAESLSPRLTDFGLAKMLDAAIGEDPAGTQVATAAEMLLGSPPYMAPEQARGREADRRSDVYGLGAVLYELLTGRPPFRGESKTETLRMVVHDEPVRVRDLRPGAPRPLEIVALKCLEKNPDLRYATAADLRDDLDRFLNGRRILARPPGLIERGRRWSRRHPRAALSLAGSLMAILVVIVGFAAWNLSLQRITEELRRSRDQLERNGRLLKLANAELVQERDRADENAESARNHFYASQVRVAAEAFQDGQVGRSQQILQELRPGPGEADRRGFAWRYLWRLTRREARELPDSNTGVDIGRLSPDERWMAWVDQGSSYPFGIYDLTRERPAWTVRSGALTACTQIAFSPDGRRVAFGGAGKSGDDPRGAIGVEIRDVETGRIVTQAFTPPNRFVRSLAFLDSGRKLTAVVADVLHEIPNDAAILRWECREGRIEEPESSTPIAWIQATHDGVRHAAVTPEGRLGLYDASSQSWVATFPEAPVADLGAVQFSEDDRRLAVGRRKARDLAILDVASGRPLRVLPGLAAACLKVAFQPDGEGLLLLEENREVRLLDPSRGLDVLIHEPTSAPGVRTTHLRFIPDGSAFLVHRAEFMAADHLEIRSSDDGRLLGESPGRAAQAGEGTWLVRRTDGPSLIYGLGRHTWRWDLRRTLEPDPATALQAHRDEVWGVAYTADGKLRATIGNEERDPESIKLWDARSGRLLRAWKGHEATVSDLAFSPDGKLLATTSLAVQDPIRIWDVASGREIATLDLPGDERARAVAFDPTGRRIYFGGDRGTVFAWDVARKTNIWMDQPSQEELERGRISARLHDLAVSPDGRHLACADDQGRVRIRDVQTGNVLMEYVASVPSLALAYSPDGRFLAVSDREGRVHSLDAGSARLLRTIHGDDAEIRALVFSPDGRTLAAGGLGRVVRLWIPETGDELMTLEGHEAQINALAFSPDGDTLASADHSGVVRFWRTRPDAPR, from the coding sequence ATGACCCAATTTCAACCGCTCCACGAGCGCGACGACGATCAGGCTCCGACCCTCTTCGAGGGCGAGACGCTCTCGCTGTTCCTGCGCAAGCTGGGCAAGGAGGGTCTGGACGAGGTCCGCCGGGCGGTCGCCGGGATTGGCGAATTCCGTCGGGGGGGGCCGTCCTCCCCGATGCAGCTTTCCTCGCTAGGCCCTTACAAGGACCTGGAAGAGATCGGCCGCGGCGGCATGGGCGTGGTGTTCCGCGCCTTCGACCCCGTCACGGCGAGGGCCGTGGCCGTCAAGATCCCCTCCCCGGAGGCGACGGCGTTTCCCTCCGTCCGCCGGCGTTTCCTCCGGGAGACGGAGGCCGTCCGCAGCCTCGACCATCCGGCGATCGTCCCGCACCTCGATTCGGGCGAGGACGGAGACCACTGCTACCTCGTCAGCGAGTATTGCGACGGGCCCGACCTTGAAGACTGGTTGAAAGCGAACCGGGCCCCGATCTCCCCCCGAGAGGCCGCCCGGATCATCCGGACTCTGGCCGACGCGATCGAGCACGCGCACGAACACAACATCCTGCACCGGGACATCAAGCCGTCGAACGTGCTGCTCCCCGGTTCGCGGCTCGACTCCGGCGCCGAGTCGCTCTCGCCGCGGCTGACCGACTTCGGGCTCGCCAAGATGCTCGACGCGGCGATCGGCGAGGATCCGGCCGGGACCCAGGTCGCCACCGCGGCCGAAATGCTCCTGGGTTCCCCCCCGTACATGGCGCCCGAGCAAGCCCGTGGCCGAGAAGCCGACCGACGAAGCGACGTCTACGGGCTCGGCGCGGTCCTCTATGAACTGCTGACGGGCCGGCCGCCGTTCCGAGGGGAGTCCAAGACCGAAACCCTGCGTATGGTCGTCCACGACGAGCCCGTCCGGGTGCGGGACCTCCGCCCGGGCGCGCCCCGGCCCCTGGAAATCGTCGCGCTGAAATGCCTGGAGAAGAACCCGGACCTTCGCTACGCGACGGCGGCGGACCTTCGAGACGACCTGGACCGCTTCCTGAACGGCCGTCGGATCCTCGCCCGGCCTCCGGGCCTGATCGAACGAGGACGCCGCTGGTCCCGCCGCCATCCTCGCGCGGCTCTCTCCCTCGCGGGCTCCCTCATGGCGATCCTGGTCGTCATCGTCGGCTTCGCGGCCTGGAACCTGTCGCTCCAACGGATCACCGAAGAGCTTCGCCGGTCGAGAGACCAGCTCGAACGGAACGGCCGGCTCCTCAAGCTGGCCAACGCGGAGCTGGTCCAGGAGCGCGATCGTGCGGACGAGAACGCCGAATCCGCCCGGAACCATTTCTACGCCTCCCAGGTCAGGGTCGCGGCCGAGGCCTTCCAGGATGGCCAGGTCGGCCGCTCCCAGCAGATCCTCCAGGAACTGCGTCCGGGTCCCGGAGAGGCCGATCGTCGCGGGTTCGCCTGGCGATATCTCTGGCGGTTGACGCGTCGCGAGGCCCGAGAGCTCCCCGATTCCAACACCGGAGTGGACATCGGCCGGCTGAGCCCGGACGAGCGTTGGATGGCCTGGGTCGACCAGGGTTCGAGCTACCCCTTCGGCATCTACGACCTGACCCGCGAGCGACCGGCCTGGACGGTCCGCAGCGGGGCCTTGACGGCGTGCACCCAGATCGCCTTCTCGCCGGACGGACGTCGGGTAGCCTTCGGCGGCGCGGGCAAATCGGGGGACGATCCGCGGGGCGCGATCGGCGTCGAGATCCGCGACGTCGAGACCGGCAGGATCGTGACCCAGGCGTTCACGCCCCCCAATCGGTTCGTCCGGAGCCTCGCCTTCCTCGACTCCGGCCGGAAGCTCACGGCAGTCGTCGCCGACGTCCTCCATGAGATCCCGAACGACGCCGCGATCCTCCGCTGGGAATGTCGGGAGGGTCGCATCGAGGAGCCGGAGTCGTCGACCCCGATCGCCTGGATCCAGGCGACCCACGACGGCGTACGACACGCCGCCGTCACGCCCGAAGGCCGCCTCGGACTCTACGACGCCTCGTCGCAATCCTGGGTCGCCACCTTCCCGGAGGCGCCGGTCGCGGACCTGGGAGCAGTCCAGTTCAGCGAGGACGACCGCCGGTTGGCCGTCGGTCGTCGCAAGGCCCGCGACCTGGCGATTCTCGACGTGGCGTCGGGGCGTCCTCTCCGCGTCCTTCCCGGACTGGCCGCCGCGTGCTTGAAGGTTGCATTCCAGCCCGACGGCGAGGGCCTGCTCCTCCTGGAGGAGAACCGGGAAGTCCGGCTCCTCGATCCCTCGCGGGGGCTCGACGTCCTGATCCACGAACCGACTTCGGCACCGGGAGTTCGGACGACCCACCTGCGCTTCATCCCCGACGGTTCGGCGTTCCTCGTCCATCGGGCCGAGTTCATGGCCGCGGACCATTTGGAGATCCGGTCGAGCGACGACGGCCGCCTCCTCGGCGAATCGCCCGGCCGGGCCGCCCAGGCGGGGGAAGGGACCTGGCTCGTCCGACGAACCGACGGCCCGTCGCTGATCTACGGCCTGGGGCGTCACACATGGCGCTGGGACTTGCGGCGGACGCTCGAACCGGACCCGGCGACCGCCCTCCAGGCGCATCGCGACGAGGTCTGGGGGGTCGCCTACACCGCCGATGGAAAGCTCCGAGCGACGATTGGAAACGAGGAGCGCGACCCCGAGTCGATCAAGCTGTGGGACGCTCGATCGGGACGGTTGCTCCGCGCCTGGAAAGGCCACGAGGCCACCGTCAGCGACCTCGCCTTCTCACCCGACGGCAAGTTGCTCGCCACGACCAGCCTGGCGGTCCAGGATCCAATCCGCATCTGGGACGTGGCGAGCGGCCGAGAGATCGCCACCCTGGATCTTCCCGGAGACGAGAGGGCCCGCGCCGTGGCCTTCGATCCGACCGGCCGCCGGATCTACTTCGGGGGCGATCGGGGGACGGTGTTCGCCTGGGACGTGGCCCGGAAGACGAACATTTGGATGGATCAGCCGTCGCAGGAGGAATTGGAGCGGGGGAGAATCAGCGCGAGATTGCACGACCTGGCCGTCTCCCCGGACGGGCGCCACCTGGCCTGCGCGGACGACCAAGGCCGTGTCCGGATCCGTGACGTCCAGACGGGGAACGTCCTCATGGAGTACGTTGCGAGCGTCCCGAGCCTCGCCCTCGCCTACAGCCCGGACGGCCGTTTTCTAGCCGTCTCCGATCGGGAGGGGCGCGTCCACTCCCTCGACGCCGGCTCGGCGCGACTGCTCCGGACGATCCACGGCGACGACGCCGAGATCCGGGCCCTGGTCTTCAGCCCGGACGGCCGCACCCTCGCCGCGGGGGGCCTCGGGCGGGTGGTCCGGCTCTGGATCCCCGAGACCGGCGACGAGCTCATGACCCTGGAAGGGCACGAGGCCCAGATCAACGCCCTCGCCTTCTCCCCCGACGGCGATACCCTGGCCTCGGCCGACCATTCCGGCGTCGTCCGATTCTGGCGGACCCGCCCCGACGCCCCCCGCTGA
- a CDS encoding tetratricopeptide repeat protein, translated as MKNEPTPYQSPGTTPPPRHQFDHATPTVIHDPEQDMTLLARWMHRAMKDPVKFWGVLGGLVVAILAVVLAVNMFGARGGSQSDVWNQLDEAKNADDQLAIAKANPESPAAPWATFQAASRLYQSGVADLPSNSEAALQSLKKAADLYDQLAKSEPKDSPVATAAAFGMARALEARNELPKAVDQYKLVAETWPDTAEAAEAKKLAAELQKPEAVSFYKELYEYKPTKVSLPPLGSESLDFPPVVPSPTDAPIDGSLLIPPPPSSPEAPKAEAAPAEAPKAEAAPAEAPKAEAAPAEAPKPEAVPAEAPKAEAAPAEAPKPEDAPAEAPKAEDAPAEAPKPEDAPAEAPKAEDAPAEAPKA; from the coding sequence ATGAAGAACGAACCGACCCCTTATCAATCCCCCGGCACCACACCGCCCCCTCGACATCAGTTCGACCACGCGACGCCGACGGTCATCCACGACCCGGAACAGGACATGACGCTCCTGGCCCGGTGGATGCACCGCGCGATGAAAGACCCGGTGAAGTTCTGGGGCGTGCTCGGCGGCCTGGTCGTCGCGATCCTGGCCGTCGTGCTGGCCGTCAACATGTTCGGCGCCCGGGGCGGCAGCCAGTCCGACGTCTGGAATCAGCTCGACGAGGCCAAGAACGCCGACGACCAGTTGGCGATCGCCAAGGCGAATCCGGAGTCCCCGGCCGCCCCCTGGGCCACTTTCCAGGCGGCTTCGCGGCTCTACCAGTCCGGCGTCGCCGACCTCCCGAGCAACTCCGAGGCCGCCCTCCAGAGCCTGAAGAAGGCCGCCGACCTGTACGACCAACTCGCCAAGTCCGAGCCCAAGGATTCGCCGGTCGCCACCGCCGCCGCTTTCGGCATGGCCCGGGCCCTCGAAGCACGCAATGAACTCCCCAAGGCCGTCGACCAGTACAAGCTCGTGGCCGAGACCTGGCCCGACACCGCCGAGGCCGCCGAAGCCAAGAAGCTCGCCGCCGAACTTCAGAAGCCCGAAGCCGTGAGCTTCTACAAGGAACTCTACGAGTACAAGCCCACCAAGGTCAGCCTCCCCCCTCTGGGCAGCGAGAGCCTCGACTTCCCCCCCGTCGTCCCCTCGCCCACCGACGCCCCGATCGATGGCTCCCTGCTGATCCCCCCGCCCCCATCGTCACCCGAGGCCCCCAAGGCCGAAGCCGCGCCCGCCGAAGCCCCCAAGGCTGAAGCCGCGCCCGCCGAAGCTCCCAAGGCCGAAGCCGCGCCCGCGGAGGCCCCCAAGCCTGAGGCTGTGCCCGCCGAGGCCCCCAAGGCCGAAGCCGCGCCCGCCGAAGCTCCCAAGCCTGAAGACGCGCCTGCCGAAGCCCCCAAGGCTGAAGACGCGCCCGCCGAAGCTCCCAAGCCTGAAGACGCGCCTGCCGAAGCCCCCAAGGCTGAAGACGCGCCCGCTGAAGCTCCCAAGGCCTGA
- a CDS encoding RluA family pseudouridine synthase, producing the protein MPPTSSDPDQTAPTTPDVPETPLSETPQEFEVKPRTDGKRIDAYLASRYVDYSRSVMQRIIDAGAVEVNGRAVRASYKIRAGDQVKLWLPPLHDTTPTAEDIPIEVVFEDEHLTVVNKPADMVTHPSRGNWGGTLVNAIQHHYDKLSTVAGEERPGIVHRLDRDTTGLIVVVKDDLAHRRLALQFEHRTVHKEYLALVYGIPERDSDYIERPIGYHPIIRERMAVREIADGGREAVTFYEILERFQGYALVRCKPATGRTHQIRVHMASIGHPIVADRAYSGRSRLTLADLEVPGADPDALASGLIDRQALHAHTLRFAHPMTEQPVELSAPLPPDMARTLEALRTHRIPTAPPKRSR; encoded by the coding sequence ATGCCACCGACTTCGTCCGACCCGGATCAGACCGCCCCGACCACGCCGGACGTGCCGGAGACGCCGCTTTCCGAGACGCCTCAAGAGTTTGAAGTCAAGCCGCGCACCGACGGCAAGCGGATCGACGCCTATCTGGCGAGCCGATACGTCGACTACTCCCGAAGCGTCATGCAGCGGATCATCGACGCCGGCGCGGTCGAGGTCAACGGCCGCGCCGTGCGGGCCTCGTACAAGATTCGGGCCGGCGATCAGGTCAAGCTCTGGCTCCCGCCGCTCCATGACACGACCCCGACGGCCGAAGACATCCCCATCGAGGTCGTCTTCGAGGACGAGCACCTGACCGTCGTCAACAAGCCGGCCGATATGGTGACCCACCCCTCGCGCGGCAACTGGGGAGGGACGCTGGTCAACGCCATCCAGCACCATTACGACAAGCTCTCGACCGTCGCCGGCGAGGAGCGGCCGGGCATCGTCCACCGCCTGGACCGCGACACCACCGGCCTGATCGTCGTCGTCAAGGACGACCTCGCCCATCGCCGGCTGGCTCTCCAGTTCGAGCATCGGACCGTCCACAAGGAATACCTCGCCCTCGTCTACGGGATCCCCGAACGCGACAGCGACTACATCGAACGGCCGATCGGCTATCACCCGATCATCCGCGAACGCATGGCGGTCCGCGAAATCGCCGACGGCGGTCGCGAGGCCGTCACCTTCTATGAGATCCTCGAACGGTTCCAGGGCTACGCCCTCGTGCGTTGCAAGCCCGCAACCGGCCGCACCCATCAGATCCGCGTCCACATGGCCAGCATCGGCCACCCGATCGTCGCCGACCGAGCGTACTCCGGCCGGTCCCGACTCACCCTGGCCGATCTGGAAGTTCCCGGAGCCGATCCCGACGCCCTCGCCTCCGGGCTGATCGACCGCCAGGCCCTCCACGCCCACACCCTGCGGTTCGCCCACCCCATGACGGAACAGCCCGTCGAGCTGTCCGCTCCGCTCCCTCCCGACATGGCCCGAACCCTGGAAGCCCTCCGCACGCACCGGATTCCGACCGCCCCGCCGAAGCGTTCACGCTAA